The genomic window CGCCGGGGCCACCGGGGAAACCGCCGGGGCCGCCGTAGGGCGAGGGTGCCTGGTATCCACCGGGCGGGGTGCCGTACGGCTGCTGACCGTAGGGCTGCTGCCCCGGCTGGGGCTGACCGTAGGGGTGGGGCTGGCCGAAGCCGCCGGAGTGCGGCCCGGGAAAACCACCGGACGGCGGAGCTTGCGGCCCGGGCTGGCCCGGCTGGCCGTAGCCGGGTTGCTGGCCGTAGCCGGGTTGCTGGCCGTAGCCGGGTTGCTGGCCGTAGGGCGGCTGCTGACCGTACGGGTTGGTCATCGGGTCTTTCTCCCCCTCGCTCGGTGCCCCTGGCACGGGTGCGATCAGTGCGGGCGGAGCGTACCGTCCCGATCGCGCGCCGACGCGGCAGAGTCGGGAAGCCGCCCGAGGGCGGCGGTCAGAACCCGAGCCTGCGTAGCTGTTTCGGGTCGCGCTGCCAGTCCTTGGCCACCTTGATGTGCAGGTCGAGGTACACCTTGCTGCCCAGCAGCGCCTCGATATGCCTGCGGGCGGTGGCGCCGACCTGCTTGAGCCGCTCCCCCTTGTGCCCGAGGATGATGCCTTTCTGGCTGGGCCGTTCCACGTACACCAGTGCGTAGACGTCCACCAGGTCCTCGCGGCCCTCCCGGGGATGCATCTCCTCCACGGTCACGGCGATGGAGTGCGGGAGCTCGTCCCGCACCCCCTCCAGTGCGGCCTCCCGGATGAGCTCGGCGACGAGGGTCTGCTCCGGCTCGTCGGTGAGGTCACCGTCCGGGTAAAGCTGTGGCCCCTCGGGCAGCCTGCCAACCAGCAGGTCGGCGACCGTGTTCACCTGGAAACCGTCGACCGCCGAGACCGGGATCAGCTCGGCGAAGTCCATCAGCTCCTGCAGGGCGACCAGCTGCTCGGCGACCCGGTCCGGGGAGACCAGGTCGGTCTTGGTGACCACGCCGAGCACCGGCGCGCGCCGGGCCACCTTGCGCAGCTCGGTGGCGATGAATCGGTCGCCGGGGCCGATCTTCTCGTCGGCGGGCACGCAGAACCCGACCACGTCCACCTCGGCCCAGGTCGAGTGCACGATGTCGTTCAACCGCTCACCGAGCAGCGTGCGCGGCCGGTGCAGCCCGGGCGTGTCGATGATCACCAGCTGCGCGTCCGGCCGGTGCACGATGCCCCTGATCGCGTGCCGGGTGGTCTGCGGTTTGCTGGAGGTGATCGCCACCTTGGTGCCGACCAGCGCGTTGGTCAGCGTCGACTTGCCGGCGTTCGGCCTGCCGACGAAGCAGGCGAAACCGGACCGGTGTTCAGGTGTGCTACTCACGACTGGCGCAGGACCTCCCGCACGGCGCCGGAGGGGTCGGCGCGGTAGATGGGGGCCTTCTCGGCGAGGTCGCGCACGGCGTGCACGGAAGCCTGGTCGAACAGCGGCTCGTCGGTGACGATCGCCGCGGCCTCCAGGTTCTCCGCCCCGCTGGAGACGGCGGCCGCCACCGCGGCTTGCAACGCGGTGAGCGCGAACGACGGGAGCCGGACGGTGGTCGCGGCGTAGGTCCGGCCGTCGGTGTCCCGTACCGCGGCACCCTCGGCCGCCTGGTTCCGGGCCCGCGCCGACCTGGCCAGTATCACGAGCTTGTCATCTTCGGGGTCCAACTCGGCGTCCTGTTCGAGACGCGCCCGCTCCGAGGCACTGTCAGGCATGGTCGACGTTCCTGTCCCGTTCGTCGTCTTCGGCCACGGCCGTTCCCTGGTGGAGGTTCGTGGTGTCCAGCCGGGTCCGCGGACCGGTGATGCTGTCGTCGCAGGGCCGTACGACCACCGTGGTGATCCGCATCCGGCCCCTGCGGTCCTTGCCGCCCTCCGCGTGCAGGCGCAGGCCGGCCACCTCGGCTTCGGCACCGGGCAGTGGAACCCTACCGAGTCGTTGCGCGAGCAGCCCGCTGACCGTCTCCACGTCGTGGTCCTCCAGCTCGACGCCGTACAGCTCGCCAAGGTCGTCCACGCCGAGCCGGGCCGACACCCGCACCGAGCGCTCGTCCAGGTACTCCACCGGTGGGCGTTCCTGGGTGTCGGACTCGTCGGTGATCTCACCGACGATCTCCTCCAGGATGTCCTCGATGGTGAGCAGCCCGGCCGTGCCACCGTACTCGTCCACCGCGATGGCCATGTGGTTGCGGGAGCGCTGCATGCCCTTGAGCAGTTCGTCCAACCGTTTGGAGTCCGGCACGTAGCTGGCCTGGTTCATCAGTTCCTCGACCGGCCGGGTGGAGCCGCCCTCCGCGAGGTAGGCCTGGACCAGGTCCTTGAGGTTGACCACGCCGACGATGTCGTCCACCGACTCGCCGATCACCGGTACCCGGGTGAAACCGGTGCGCAGGGAGAGCGCGAGCGCCTGCCGGACGGTCTTGGTCTGCTCGATCCAGACGATCTCGGTGCGCGGCACCATGACCTCGCGGGCCACGGTGTCGCCGAGCTCGAACACCGAGTGGATCATCTCCCGCTCGTCGGTGCCCACCACCCCGCGCTGCTCGGCGAGATCGACCAGCTCGCGCAGCTCGATCTCCGAGCTGAACGGGCCTTCCCGGAAGCCCTTACCAGGCGTGATGGCGTTACCCAGCAGGATGAGCAGGCGGCTCAGCGGCCCGAGGACGGAACCGAGCACCCGGACGGGGCCGGCGACCAGCAGCCCGACCCGGTAGGGGTGCTGGCGACCGACCGTGCGCGGTCCGACCCCGATGACCACATAGCTGATCACCACCATGACGGCCACGGCCACCACGACGGCCAGCCACGCCTGCTCGATCCACTCCACGAACACCAGGGTGACCAGCACGGTCGCGGTGAGTTCGCAGGTGGTGCGCAGGAGCAGCAACAGGTTGATGTGCCGCCTGCGTTCGTCGACCACCAGGGAGAGCTGGCGCGCACCGACGCGGCCGAGCCGGACCAGCCCCTCGGCCCGAGCCCGGGACACCGTGCTCACCGCGGCATCGGCCGCCGCGAACACGCTGCCCAGCAGGACCAGCACCACGGCGATCAGCAGCAATGGTGTGGAGTCGATCACAGCACCGCCTAGGATGCCGGATCCGCGGGCGCTCCGTCGAGGCCCGCGGTGCCGAGCAGACGGTCATCCGCGCTGCGCTGCGCGTCCCGCTCCCGCGCCGCCCGCGCGGCGGTCTGGAACTCGGCCAGGATGCGCTTCTGCAAGCCGAACATCTCCCTTTCCTCGGCCGGTTCGGCGTGGTCGTAGCCGAGCAGGTGCAGCACGCCGTGCACGGTCAGCAGATGCATCTCGTCGGCGAGCGAGTGGCCCGCGGTACGCGCCTGGTCCTTGGCGAAGGCGGGGCAGAGCACGATGTCCCCGAGCAACGCGGGGGACGCCTCGGCGGCGTCCGGCCTGCGGGTGGACTCCAGCTCGTCCATCGGGAAGGCCATCACGTCGGTGGGCCCCGGCAGGTCCATCCAGCGCTCGTGCAGGTCCTCCATCACGTCCAGGGTGACCAGCAGGACCGACAGCTCGGCCTGGGGACTGACCTCCATCTTGTCCAGCGCGAACCGCGCGGCGGAGACGAGCGAGGCCTCGTCCACCCGCATCCCGGACTCGTTGGCGATCTCGATGCTCACCGGCGACCCTTCCACCCGTTGCCCGGCTCCTCGTTGGTCGCCTGCCATTTCTCGTAGGCGTCCACGATATCGCCGACCAACTTGTGCCGGACCACGTCCTCGCTGGTCAGGTTAGTGAAGTGCAGGTCGTCCACGCCGTCGAGGATCTCCTGCACGATCCGCAGGCCGCTGCGCTGCCCGCTGGGCAGGTCGACCTGGGTGACGTCACCGGTGACCACGACCTTCGACCCGAACCCGAGGCGGGTGAGGAACATCTTCATCTGTTCCGGGGTGGTGTTCTGCGCTTCGTCCAGGATGATGAAGGCGTCGTTCAGGGTGCGCCCGCGCATGTAGGCCAGCGGGGCGATCTCGATCGTGCCGGCCTGCATCAGCCGCGGGATGGACTCCGGGTCCACCATGTCGTGCAGGGCGTCGTAGAGCGGCCGCAGGTACGGGTCGATCTTCTCGTACAGCGTGCCGGGCAGGTAGCCGAGCCGCTCCCCCGCCTCCACGGCGGGCCGGGTCAGCACGATCCGGTTGACCTGCTTGGCCTGCAAGGACTGCACGGCCTTCGCCATCGCGAGATAGGTCTTGCCGGTGCCCGCGGGCCCGATGCCGAACACCACGGTGTGCCCGTCGATCGCCTCGACGTAGCGCTTCTGGTTCAGCGTCTTCGGCCGGATGGTCCGTCCCCTCCGGGAGAGGATGTCCATGCTGAGCACCTCGGAGGGTGCCTCGCCACCGGAGGACAACATCGACACGGTGCGTCGCACCGCGTCCGGGCCGACCTCCTGACCGCGCCCCGCGAGGGTCACCAGCTCGGCGAACACGCGTTCGGCGAAGGCGACGTCGCCCGGAGCGCCGGTGAGGGTGACCTCGTTACCCCGTACGTGGACGTCCGCGTCGAGCAGTTCCTCCACCACGCGGAGGTTCTGGTCACGCGAGCCCAGCAAGGGGAGCAGGGCCGTCTCGGGAACGGGGAACTTGGACTGTGCGGACTTGACGACCGCCTCGGTCGCCTGCGGTGGGACGCCCTCGGGGAGATCGGATCGGGCGGCTCCACCCTGTGCGGTACCGGCCACGTGCGCTCGGGCCTGCTTTCTGCGCGTTCGCTGCTCGTCGGATCTGGTCTTGGCGCCCCCGATGCTAACGGTATCGAGGCCGAAGGGCAGGTGGTTACCCGTCGTGTGGGTTGCCCTCACCGTTGTAACGTCCGAAGAAGCCGAGCTGTTCCCCGCCGAGCACGTGCGCGTGCACGTGGAACACGGTCTGCCCGGCGTCGCGCTCGGTGTTGAACACCACCCGGTAACCGGACTCCACGATGCCTTCCAGCTCCGCCACGGTGCGCGCGGTGGTGATGACCTCGGCCAGCAGCCGCGGCTCGGCGGCGAGTTCGGCGACGTTGCGGTAGCGGGTCTTCGGCACCACCAGCACGTGGGTCTTCGCCTGCGGGTTGATGTCCCGGAACGCCAGGGTGTTGGAGGTTTCGTGGACGATCTCGGCCGGGATCTCCCGAGCGATGATCCGCTCGAACAGGTTCTCCGCTTCACTCATGGGTCCAGAGCCTAGAACCCACCCCCGCCCGTCCCGCCACCCATGTACACGAACAGCAAACGCACGCGCGTGAGCGGCAAACACGCGTTCCTGGCAGACAACTAGACCGCCGCGGGGCGGTCCGGGGGGTCCGGGGGGCAGAGCCCCCTGGAAAGCACACTTCACCGCCCGAGAGGGAAGGGTTCACCCGACTAGACCGCCGCGGGGCGGTCCGGGGGGTCCGGGGTGGCAGAGCCCCCTGGAAAGCACACTTCACCGCCCGAGAGGGAAGGGTTCACCCGACTAGACCGCCGCGGGGCGGTCCGGGGGGTCCGGGGTGGCAGAGCCCCCTGGAAAGCACACTTCACCGCCCGAGAGGGAGGGGGTCACCCGACTAGACCGCCGCGGGGCGGTGAAGCCTGGGGGTCGCTCCACCGCCACCGCGGCTCCGCCGGACCGAGGGGGGAGGTGCCCGGCGGGGCTTGGCCACTAGTCCAGCATACCGGAGGGTTTGTCCCCCGGTGCGCCAACCGTGTGTGGCGTGTCAATTAACGAGAGTAACGGCTGCCCCCAGGCTCGCGCCACCACTCCACCCGAAATGGCCTAGAAAATTTTCCGAGTTCCGAAGATTAACGCTACTCGAGCGTGCCCTCAGTGTACTCCCATCGGGTGGTGCGTGCCCCGAGCGCACCGAGAGTAACCGCGGCCGCGGTGGAAGCGCGGAGCACCGAAGGACCGAGTCGCGCCCGCTCAGCACCGGCGTCGACCAGCAGTTCCGTCTCCTCCGGCGCGATCCCGCCCTCCGGCCCCACGATCACCAACAGGTCACCGGATTCGGGCAACCGGAGGTCCGCGAGCGAGTGCGGCGCTCCGGCATCCAGCACCAGGGCGCACGTCATGCGGCGCACGCTGGCGGCGAGTGCCCGGGTGTCCACCGGTTCACCGACCTCCGGCACCCGGGCCCGGCGGGACTGCTTGGCCGCGGACCGCGCCGTACCACGCCAGCGGGCCAGCGCTTTGGCGCCGCGTGCTCCCTCGTCCCACCTGGCCACGCATCGGGCGGCGCGCCACGGCAGCAGGGCGTCCACCCCGGCCTCGGTGGCCAGTTCCACGGCCAACTCCCCGCGGTCACCCTTGATCAACGCCTGCGCCACGGTGACCCGCAACGCCGGAGCCGCCCGCACCGCGCGCCGTTCCACCCGCAGCTCGAGCTCGGCCTCGCGGCCGGCCCGCACGGCTTCGACCACGCAGTACGCGATACCGCCCACACCGTCGGAGAGGGCCAGCCGCTCCCCGGCACGGGTACGCCGCACGGTGGCCGCGTGCCGGGCTTCCTCGCCGGTCAGCGTCGTCCGCTCCCCGGCGGGCAGCTCGTCCACCAGGAACACCGGCGACGTGCTGTCCGGCACGCTAGCGGTGGCTCTTGGCGCGCAGCTTGGAGAACAGCCCGCCCTGCTTGCTGCCGTTGCCGGCCAGCGCCGACTCCTCGCCGCGCCGCTGAGCCAGCTCGCGCAGCAGGTCCTGCTGCCCCTCGTCCAGCTTGGTCGGCACCACCACGTCGATGTGCACGTGCAGGTCGCCCCGGCCGTCGACCCGGCCGGAGGAGCGCAGCCGCGGCATGCCCTTGCCGGTCAGCACGACCTCGGTGCCGGGCTGGGTCCCCGGCTCGATCTCGATCTCGTGCTCGCCGTCGATCAGCGTCTCCATCGGGATGGTGGCGCCGAGCGCGGCGGTGGTCATCGGGACCCGGAGATCGCAGTGCAGGTCGTGGCCCTGCCGCAGGAAGACCTCGTGCGGCTCCTCGTCGACCTCGACGTACAGGTCGCCTGCCGGCCCGCCGCCGGGCCCGACCTCGCCCTGCCCGGACAGCCGGATCCGCATCCCGTCGCCGACCCCGGGCGGGATCTTCGCGGTGACGTCGCGGCGCGCACGGACCCTGCCGTCGCCGCCACACTGCCGGCACGGGTTGGTGATCACCTCACCGAAGCCCCGGCACACCGGGCACGGCCGGGCGGTGACCACCTGGCCGAGGAAGGAACGCTGCACCGACTGGATCTCGCCCTGCCCACCGCAGGTGTCACAGGTCTGCGTGGTGGCGCCCTCGGCGCTCCCCGCGCCACGGCACTGCTCGCAGAGCACGGCCGTGTCGACGGTGATCTCCTTGTCCACGCCGGTCGCGCACTCCGCGAGCGTCAGCCCGAGCCGGATCAGAGCGTCGGAACCCGGCTGCACCCGGCTGCGCGGGCCACGACCGCGGCCGCCGCCACCGCCGGTGGCCGCGCCGAAGAAGGCGTCCATGATGTCGCCGAGCCCACCGAACCCGGCGAACGGGTCACGCGCTCCCCCACCGCTCGCGCCGTTCTCCATCGGGTCGCCGCCGAGATCGACGATCTTGCGCTTCTGCGGGTCGGAGAGGACTTCGTATGCGGTAGTGACCTCGCCGAACTGTCGCTGGGCGTCCTCAGACGGGTTCACGTCCGGGTGCAGCTCCCGTGCGAGCTTCCGGTACGCGCGCTTGATCTCCTGATCACTCGCGTTCTTGGCTACCCCCAGGGTGCCGTAGTAGTCCCTCGCCACCGTACTTGCCATCCTCCACAGTTGGTCATGTACCGCACCGGCTAGCTGCCGACCAGGATCTGGCCGACGTAGCTGGCCACCGCACGCACCGCGGCGATCGTGCTCGGGTAGTCCATCCGGGTCGGACCGACCACGCCCATGCCACCGAGCAGCAGGTCGTCCATCCCGTAGCCGATCGATACCACCGAGGTGCTGCGCATCTGCGCGTCCTCATTTTCCTCGCCGATACGCACCGTCACCGCACCGGGGTTCCGGGCGGCGGCGAGCAGTTTCAGCACGACGACCTGTTCTTCCAGGGCCTCCAGCACCTGACGCAGTGACCCGGGGAAGTCCGCGACGTTGCGAGTGAGGTTCGCCGTGCCGCCGAGCACCAACCGTTCCTGCGGGTGCTCGACCAGCGACTCCACCAGTACGGTACAGACTCTGGTCATCGGGTCGCGCAGCTCGGCCGGTGCCTGCTCGGGCAGTTCGGCCACCTTCGCCGCGGCCTCGGCGAGCCGTTGCCCGGCCAACGCCGAGTTCAGCACCGTGCGCAGCCGGGCCACGCCGTCCTCGGTCACCACGTCGCCGAGGTCGACGGCGCGCTGGTCCACCCGACCGGTGTCGGTGATCAGCACCAGCATCAGCCGGGCAGCGGTGAGCGAGACCACTTCGACGTGCCGGACCGTCGAGTTGGTGAGCGTGGGGTACTGCACGACCGCGACCTGCCTGGTGAGCTGGGCGAGCAGCCGCACCGAGCGGCGCAACACGTCCTCCAGGTCGATCGCGCCGTCCAGGAAGCTCTGAATGGCCCGCCGCTCCGCCGTGCTGAGCGGCTTGATCTCGGACAGCCGGTCGACGAACATCCGGTAGCCCTTGTCGGTGGGTATCCGGCCCGCGCTGGTGTGCGGCTGCGCGATGTAGCCCTCCTCCTCCAGCGCCACCATGTCGTTGCGCACGGTGGCACTGGACACTCCGAGGTTGTGCCGGTCGACCAGGGCTTTCGAACCCACCGGCTCCTGGTTCGACACGTAGTCGGCGACGATGGCGCGCAGCACGCCGAACCGCCGCTCGTCCGTGTTGGCCACCAGCACCTCCGTTTCGTCGATCCGTGGCCGAATCCTGCCCAACGTCGAGTTTACGGACTCCACGCCGTGTCCAGGCCCCGGCCGGGTTCCGAGCAAGCAACGGAGCAGAGTTTCAGGAGGTTACCGCGCCGCGGTCGAGCTCGAGGCTGGCCAGATCGGCGGCCGCCCTTCCGGCAGCCCAGCCCGCTCCGTCCCGCGCGGAGCCTGCCTTCTTCTCGTACAGAAAACCGCCGAACATCTCGCCGACCGCGGCGTCCACCGCCTCGCCACGGTCGGCGAGTACCGGCAGCAGCCGCGGATCCTCCGCGAGGTCCTGGGCGGCGGCCTCCTCGGACGTCAGTCGCTCACCGATCCGGACCGCGTACGCGATCAGGAAGGACTGCCGGAAGGAGCGCGTGCGGGAGCCGCCGGTGCGGGTCTTCTGACTGCCTTCGGCCACCATGGCCTTGGTTGCCTGGACCAGCAGCGACGTGACCAGCAGCTCGACGATCTCCAGGTCCATCTCCTCGCCGACCAGCGAAACGAAGCCGATCTTGTCGTGGTGCACCGCGCGCGACCGGTTGGCCTCGGCGATCACGTGCACCAACTGCGCCTTGGCGTCGGCGTACGGGCTGTCCAGCCAGACCCGGCGGGAGGTGGCAACCTGCGGCTGATACGTCTCCGCGTCGAGTAGCGCACGTTCGAAGGCGTGCCGGTTCATCAGCTCCTGCGCCTTGGCCGACAATGCCTCCGCTTCCTCGGGGTAGTCGGTGGACTCCGCCTTGGCCAGCAGGGCGCGGACCCTGGACAGCACCTTCTGGTCGACACCTGCCACCGCCCCGTGCCGGGTGGCGGTCCCCGGTAGCGGCAGGATGCGCGGCAGCTCGGGCAGCGAGACCAGCAGGCCGAGCAGCGTAATCGCCGTGACCACAACCTGCTCGATGCCGAGACCCCGGCGCTCGGCCCACTGCTCGAGGTACGGGCGGGACTCGTCCCACCAGCGGTCCGCCTCCAGCTCCCCCAGCTGGTTCGCCCATCGCTCGTGCACGCCGGCCGGGGCGTACTGGGCATGTTCGGCCGCGATGGCATCGATGACCAGCCCGGCCGCGCGGGCATCGAGGCGGCGGCGGGTGACCTGCCAGACGTCGACCGGCAGCCAGCCACGTTCCCACAGGCCGCCGAGCACCCAGCCGAACGCCAGGCCGACCCCAGCGCCGAGCTCAGCCGTCCGAACACCGGAGCGGGCGCTCGTCAGCTCCCCGGCGCACTCGGCCGGCGCAGAGGCGTCACCGTGGAGATGCCCGTTCGCCGCGGCGAGCAAGGTGGTGGCGACCATCTCGCTCGGCGTGGACGGCTCGGCGCCGGTGCAACGTGGGCAGTCGCAGTACCCGTCGTCGTAGCTGCCGTAGTCGTCCCGCGGCGGTGTGGGACCGCGCCGCCGTCGGGCGCGCTGCTTCGCCTTGGCGTTGCGTTTCTCCCGGTTTCGTCGGCTCATGGCCACCCCTGCGTCTCGCGTTCATAGCGGGACTCACGGTAGCGAACCGGTACGACAACCCGATCGCTGGTCACCAGCGCCTGAACGTGGCGTTCCGGACGTCAGTCGCCGCGAACGTGGCGTTGCGGACGTCCAACGTCTCGAAAGTGCCGTTCAGGGCTTGTGGCGGGTGGTGTCGGCGGGGAAGGCCAGGTTGACGCCGGCGTGGGACTGGTCCGGCCAGCGTTCGGTGACCACCTTGGTGCGGGTGAAGAAGTGGAAGCCCTCCGGGCCGTAGGCGTGGCTGTCGCCGAACAGCGAGTCCTTCCACCCGCCGAAGGAGTAGTAGCCGACCGGCACCGGGATCGGCACGTTCACCCCGACCATGCCCACCTCGACGTCGTTCTCGAACCGGCGGGCCGCCGCGCCGTCCGCGGTGAAGATCGCGGTGCCGTTGCCGTAGGCGTTGCCGTTCACCAGCTCGACGGCGTCCTGGTAGCTCGCCGCCCGCACCACGCACAGCACCGGCCCGAAGATCTCGTCGGCGTAGATGGACATCCCGGGCCGCGCGTGGTCGAAAAGGCTCGGGCCGAGCCAGAAGCCCTCCCGCGCACCGTCGGGTCGCACCGCGCGGCCGTCCACCACGAGGGTGGCGCCCTCCTGGACGCCGGCGTCCAGGTAGCCGGCAACCCGATCCCGGTGCGCGGCGGTGACCAGCGGGCCCATCTCGGAGTCCGGCTTGCGGCCGTCGCCGACCCGGATCCGGCCGATCCGGTCGGCGATCTTGGCGACCAGGTCGTCGCCGACCGGGTCCACCGCCACCACCACGGACACGGCCATGCACCGCTCCCCCGCCGAGCCGAAGCCGGCCGAGACCGCGGCGTCCGCGGCGAGGTCGAGGTCGGCGTCCGGGAGCACCACCATGTGGTTCTTGGCTCCGCCGAGGGCCTGCACCCGCTTACCGTGCGAGGTTCCGGTCTGGTACACGTAGCGTGCGATCGGGGTCGAGCCGACGAAGGAGACCGCCCGCACCTCCGGGTGCTCCAGCAACCCGTCCACCGCGACCTTGTCCCCGTGCAGCACGTTCAGCACCCCAGGGGGCAGCCCGGCCTCGGCGAACAGCTCGGCGATGAACACGGCGGCCGAAGGGTCCTTCTCGCTCGGCTTGAGCACCACGGTGTTGCCGCAGGCGATGGCGTTGGGCACGAACCACAGCGGCACCATCGCGGGAAAGTTGAACGGGGAAATGACCCCGACCACGCCGAGCGGCCGGTGGGCGGAGTGCACGTCGACCCCGGTGGAGACGTTGCCGCTGAACCCGCCCTTGAGCAGTTGCGGGGCCCCGCAGGCGAACTCCACGTTCTCCAGCCCGCGTTGGATCTCGCCCGCCGCGTCCGACTCCACCTTCCCGTGTTCGGTGGTGACGATCCTGGCCAGCTCGTCCCTGCGCGCGGCGAGCAGCTCGCGGAAGGCGAACATCACCCGGCCGCGCGCGGCCAGCGAGGTGTCCCGCCACCCGGGCAAAGCCCGGCTGGCGGCGGCCACCGCCTCGGCGACCTCGACCTCGCCCGCGAAGTCCACCTGCGCCCTGACCTCGCCGGCGGCCGGATCGAACACCTCCCCGGATCGCTGCGGTACCCCGGCCCAGTGCCTGCCGTCGATCCAGTGGCTGATGCGCTGGTTGGTCGAGTGGTTGGTCGAGCCCGTCACGCCGTTCGTTCCTCCTGTGCCGTCGCGATGGCGGCGCCGAGGATCCGCAGTGCCTCCTCGGTCTCGCCGCCGGTCAGCGTCATCGGGGGTGCAAGGCGGATCACGTTGTTGTGCAGCCCGCCCTTGCCGACCAGCAGGCCACGCCTGCGGGTCTCCTCCAACACGATCCCAGCCGCGGGCCCGCTCGGCTCACGCGAACCGGGCTCAACCAGCTCGATGCCGATCATCAGCCCTTTGCCTCGCACGTCGCCCACCACGTCGTACGGCTCAGCCAGCTCGCGCAGGCCGCCGATCAGCCGGTCACCCAGCTTCGCGGCGTTGCCCTGCAGGTCGTGCTCGAGCAGGTAGTCCAGGGTCGCCTTGGCGCCCGCGGTAGCCACCGGGTTACCACCGAAGGTGGAGATGGAGTTGGCCCGCAGGCAGTCCATCAGCTCGGCGCGGGCCACCACCCCGCCGATCGCGAGGCCGTTGCCGAGCCCCTTGGCGAAGGTCATCACGTCCGGGGTGACCCGGTGCGCGTCCATCCCCCAGAAGTGTTCCCCGGTACGGCCCCAGCCGGTCTGCACCTCGTCCGAGATCAGCGGGATCCCGTACTCGTCCAGAACCTCCTTGAACCCGGCGAACAGCCCGTCCGGTGGCACGTTGAACCCGCCGACACCCTGGATCGGCTCGACGATCATCGCGGCCACGTCCCCGGAGGTGGTGGTGCGCAGCACATCGCGCAGGTCGTCCACACAGGCCGCGGTGTAATCCGCATCGGACAGCCCGGCGAAGGCATCCCGGTAGCGGTAGCCGCCGTGCACGTAGCTGACCTTGACCGGGGACAACGAGCTGGCCGACCAGCCGCGGTTGCCGGTGATCCCCACGGTGCCGAACGCCCTGCCGTGGTAGGAGTTGCGCAGCGCGAGTATCTGGTTGCTGCGCCGGTACTGGGTGGCCAGCATCAGTGCGGTCTCGTTGGCCTCGGTGCCGGAATTGGTGAAGAACACCTTGGCGTTCTCGATCCCGGACAGCTCGGCGATCTGCTCGGCCAGCTCGACCTGGCTGCGGATCAGGTACAGCGTCGAGGTGTGCAGCACGCCGGTGTCCAGCTGACCACGTACCGCGTCGGAGATCTCCGCGATGCCGTAGCCGATGGCGTTGGTCAGGATGCCGGCGAAGAAGTCCAGATAGGTCCGGCCTTCGGAGTCGGTGACGTGCCGCCCGCTGGCCCGCACGATCTCGATCGGTTCCTGGTAGTACAGCGCCAGCCACTCCGGCAGCACCGCCTTGTGCCGGGCCAAGAGCTCCGCGTCGGGCATTCCGGTTCCTCTCCCGAGGTAGTTCCACCGTCACCAGCGAGTCTCGTGGCGGGCACGGTTGACACGCCACCGGCAACGTGTACGCACTCCGGCAATCGGCCGTACAGTCTGTGCCTGTGTATCCGACCGTGGCGGAGGTGCTGGCACTGCCGGTGATCCGGCACGGCGGCCCGCGGGTCGCGGCCGGGTCGGCGGGGCTGGACCGCAGGGTGCGCTGGGCGCACGTGGCCGAGCCTGCCGATATCGCGCGGCTGCTCAGGGGCGGCGAGCTGGTGCTGACCACCGGTATCGCCCTCCCGGACGATGACGCGGCGCTGACCAGGTACGTGGACGAGCTGGCCGAGGTCGGGGTGGCCGGCCTGATCGTGGAGCTGGTGCGGCACTGGCACGAGACCCTGCCGGACGCGCTGGTCACGGCCGCCGAACGGCATGGGCTCCCGCTGGTCACCCTGTCCAGGGAGACCCGCTACGTGGCGGTCACCGAGACCGTCAACGGGCTTATCGTGGATGCCCAGGTGGCCGAGCTGCGCGCGGCCGAGCAGGTAC from Amycolatopsis cihanbeyliensis includes these protein-coding regions:
- the dnaJ gene encoding molecular chaperone DnaJ, with protein sequence MARDYYGTLGVAKNASDQEIKRAYRKLARELHPDVNPSEDAQRQFGEVTTAYEVLSDPQKRKIVDLGGDPMENGASGGGARDPFAGFGGLGDIMDAFFGAATGGGGGRGRGPRSRVQPGSDALIRLGLTLAECATGVDKEITVDTAVLCEQCRGAGSAEGATTQTCDTCGGQGEIQSVQRSFLGQVVTARPCPVCRGFGEVITNPCRQCGGDGRVRARRDVTAKIPPGVGDGMRIRLSGQGEVGPGGGPAGDLYVEVDEEPHEVFLRQGHDLHCDLRVPMTTAALGATIPMETLIDGEHEIEIEPGTQPGTEVVLTGKGMPRLRSSGRVDGRGDLHVHIDVVVPTKLDEGQQDLLRELAQRRGEESALAGNGSKQGGLFSKLRAKSHR
- the hrcA gene encoding heat-inducible transcriptional repressor HrcA, encoding MANTDERRFGVLRAIVADYVSNQEPVGSKALVDRHNLGVSSATVRNDMVALEEEGYIAQPHTSAGRIPTDKGYRMFVDRLSEIKPLSTAERRAIQSFLDGAIDLEDVLRRSVRLLAQLTRQVAVVQYPTLTNSTVRHVEVVSLTAARLMLVLITDTGRVDQRAVDLGDVVTEDGVARLRTVLNSALAGQRLAEAAAKVAELPEQAPAELRDPMTRVCTVLVESLVEHPQERLVLGGTANLTRNVADFPGSLRQVLEALEEQVVVLKLLAAARNPGAVTVRIGEENEDAQMRSTSVVSIGYGMDDLLLGGMGVVGPTRMDYPSTIAAVRAVASYVGQILVGS
- a CDS encoding DUF2786 domain-containing protein, giving the protein MSRRNREKRNAKAKQRARRRRGPTPPRDDYGSYDDGYCDCPRCTGAEPSTPSEMVATTLLAAANGHLHGDASAPAECAGELTSARSGVRTAELGAGVGLAFGWVLGGLWERGWLPVDVWQVTRRRLDARAAGLVIDAIAAEHAQYAPAGVHERWANQLGELEADRWWDESRPYLEQWAERRGLGIEQVVVTAITLLGLLVSLPELPRILPLPGTATRHGAVAGVDQKVLSRVRALLAKAESTDYPEEAEALSAKAQELMNRHAFERALLDAETYQPQVATSRRVWLDSPYADAKAQLVHVIAEANRSRAVHHDKIGFVSLVGEEMDLEIVELLVTSLLVQATKAMVAEGSQKTRTGGSRTRSFRQSFLIAYAVRIGERLTSEEAAAQDLAEDPRLLPVLADRGEAVDAAVGEMFGGFLYEKKAGSARDGAGWAAGRAAADLASLELDRGAVTS
- a CDS encoding CoA-acylating methylmalonate-semialdehyde dehydrogenase, whose protein sequence is MTGSTNHSTNQRISHWIDGRHWAGVPQRSGEVFDPAAGEVRAQVDFAGEVEVAEAVAAASRALPGWRDTSLAARGRVMFAFRELLAARRDELARIVTTEHGKVESDAAGEIQRGLENVEFACGAPQLLKGGFSGNVSTGVDVHSAHRPLGVVGVISPFNFPAMVPLWFVPNAIACGNTVVLKPSEKDPSAAVFIAELFAEAGLPPGVLNVLHGDKVAVDGLLEHPEVRAVSFVGSTPIARYVYQTGTSHGKRVQALGGAKNHMVVLPDADLDLAADAAVSAGFGSAGERCMAVSVVVAVDPVGDDLVAKIADRIGRIRVGDGRKPDSEMGPLVTAAHRDRVAGYLDAGVQEGATLVVDGRAVRPDGAREGFWLGPSLFDHARPGMSIYADEIFGPVLCVVRAASYQDAVELVNGNAYGNGTAIFTADGAAARRFENDVEVGMVGVNVPIPVPVGYYSFGGWKDSLFGDSHAYGPEGFHFFTRTKVVTERWPDQSHAGVNLAFPADTTRHKP